A genomic region of Magnolia sinica isolate HGM2019 chromosome 6, MsV1, whole genome shotgun sequence contains the following coding sequences:
- the LOC131248063 gene encoding nuclear-pore anchor-like translates to MQFIIIIMRETCTGQEKELIEKHNLWLNEELTTKVNSLIELRRTHTEFEADMSAKLANVEKKFKDCSICLKLHKKRVRELERKLTSLQEELCSTKDAAAANEERYSAEKSTCHLRHQMANLVQE, encoded by the exons atgcagtttattattattatcatgagAGAAACCTGTACTGGACAGGAAAAAGAACTTATTGAAAAGCATAATCTCTGGCTTAATGAAGAGTTAACGACCAAAGTTAACAGCCTCATTGAACTTCGCCGAACACATACTGAATTCGAGGCAGATATGTCTGCTAAGCTTGCTAAT GTTGAGAAAAAATTTAAAGATTGTTCAATCTGTCTAAAGTTGCATAAAAAGAGAGTTAGGGAACTTGAAAGGAAATTGACATCTTTGCAGGAG GAGTTATGCTCCACCAAagatgctgctgctgctaatGAAGAGCGCTACTCTGCTGAAAAATCAACT TGCCACTTGCGACATCAGATGGCCAATCTGGTGCAGGAATAA